From a single Apium graveolens cultivar Ventura chromosome 2, ASM990537v1, whole genome shotgun sequence genomic region:
- the LOC141707477 gene encoding PHD finger-like domain-containing protein 5A, whose product MAKHHPDLIMCRKQPGIAIGRLCEKCDGKCVICDSYVRPCTLVRVCDECNYGSFQGRCVICGGVGISDAYYCKECTQQEKDRDGCPKIVNLGSAKTDLFYERKKYGFKKR is encoded by the coding sequence ATGGCCAAGCATCATCCCGATTTGATTATGTGCCGTAAGCAACCAGGAATTGCTATAGGACGTTTATGCGAGAAATGTGATGGCAAGTGTGTAATATGTGATTCATATGTTCGTCCTTGTACACTTGTTCGGGTATGTGATGAGTGCAACTACGGATCTTTCCAGGGGAGGTGCGTTATATGCGGAGGGGTAGGAatttctgatgcatattactgCAAAGAGTGCACTCAGCAGGAAAAAGACAGAGATGGGTGTCCCAAAATAGTAAATTTGGGAAGTGCTAAAACAGATCTATTCTATGAAAGGAAAAAATATGGATTTAAGAAGAGATAA
- the LOC141705970 gene encoding protein RESPONSE TO ABA AND SALT 1-like, whose product MSSSNSPAAGPSRNNISCSTDFETFLQGWLVRQQHFYQLLQTTLENIHQHDEDDLTVLVSKVLSHYHLYYERKSEMATHNVFIVFSPTWFTPFEKTFFWVGGFRPSLAFKVMETVIKNEDLTEQQRQRMNMLKDNVAREEADVAKEMASTQEKVAIDQAIMEAVKKMENLVDGEIVEVDTVLRGLRTSMETVLTWADSLRVATVGKVTQILSPVQCIEFLAAATKLHLRVRTRGMQLTGRN is encoded by the coding sequence ATGTCTTCTAGCAACTCTCCAGCTGCAGGGCCAAGCAGGAACAATATTTCCTGTTCTACAGACTTTGAAACATTTCTTCAAGGCTGGTTAGTCCGTCAACAACATTTCTATCAACTACTTCAAACCACCCTCGAAAACATTCACCAACATGATGAAGATGATCTTACTGTCTTGGTCTCTAAGGTTTTATCTCACTACCATCTCTATTACGAAAGAAAATCAGAAATGGCAACTCACAATGTTTTCATTGTGTTTTCTCCAACCTGGTTTACACCGTTTGAGAAAACCTTCTTTTGGGTCGGAGGGTTTAGGCCTAGCTTGGCCTTTAAGGTGATGGAGACGGTGATTAAGAATGAGGACTTGACGGAGCAGCAACGACAACGTATGAATATGTTGAAGGATAATGTGGCAAGAGAGGAAGCTGATGTAGCTAAAGAGATGGCGTCTACTCAGGAGAAAGTGGCTATTGATCAGGCAATTATGGAAGCGGTGAagaagatggagaatttggttgATGGTGAGATTGTTGAGGTTGATACTGTACTGAGAGGATTGAGGACGAGTATGGAAACGGTGTTAACATGGGCTGATTCTCTGAGAGTTGCAACAGTGGGGAAGGTGACTCAGATTTTAAGTCCGGTTCAGTGTATCGAGTTTTTGGCTGCAGCTACTAAGCTTCACCTTCGAGTTCGGACAAGGGGAATGCAGCTAACAGGCAGGAACTAG
- the LOC141690344 gene encoding putative mitochondrial protein AtMg00860 has product MLRKFTLVFFDDILIYSKNEKEHLKQLQLVFEVMRKQKLFAKMPKFEFLQPQVAYLGHVISGEGVGEGVAVDGNKVKDMLAWPVPRSLKALRGFLGLSGYYRKFVKDYSTIAKPLTMLLQKDNFLWNEKAIEAFVMLKNALASIPVLKLPDFSKP; this is encoded by the coding sequence ATGCTCAGGAAATTCACATTAGTCTTCTTTGATGATATCCTAATCTACTCAAAGAATGAAAAGGAGCATTTGAAGCAACTGCAGTTGGTATTTGAGGTTATGAGGAAACAGAAGTTGTTTGCTAAGATGCCTAAATTTGAATTTCTACAACCTCAGGTGGCATATCTGGGTCATGTGATTTCAGGAGAAGGTGTAGGAGAAGGTGTGGCAGTAGATGGTAACAAGGTGAAGGATATGCTAGCTTGGCCAGTACCTAGAAGTTTGAAGGCTTTGAGGGGATTTCTAGGGTTAAGTGGTTACTATAGGAAGTTTGTTAAAGATTATAGCACCATTGCCAAACCTTTAACCATGCTATTACAAAAGGATAATTTCCTTTGGAATGAGAAGGCTATTGAAGCTTTTGTGATGTTAAAGAATGCCTTGGCAAGCATTCCTGTGTTAAAGTTGCCAGATTTTTCCAAGCCTTGA